The genomic stretch TaccccccaccttcccacccaCAGCGCACTTTctacccccaccacccccaaatgCTGGGCTTCGATCCCAGGTGGATGATGATGCCTTCCTACATGGACCCACGGATCCCGCCCACTCGGGCCCCAGTGGATTTCTACCCGTCCGCCCTCCATCCCTCGGGTAAGCGAGCCCCAGTGGGCCACCCCAGTGGCGTCCAGGATGGTGTGGTGTTCGGGGTGTTGCTTCGGGATCCAGTCTGGCCGCTCCTGTAACGCACGTGACCAGTCTGAGTTTTAACTTAGTTGTTTGCACCATGAGGGCATGGACAGTACCAGTCGCAAAGAATTACCGGGCAGAGTCTTTCTGATGATGCATTATATGTTGTTTTAACTAGTTCCGATGTCCCTGCAATGCCCTtttgttcctctttccttttttttccccttgtttctttcttttttttcttactgaaggacatctctctttccattcttaatgtttttttgtgacttctctctttttttccttgatttctcctccccatttttaaaatgccatttttaagtATTGTACTCTTTTGTAATTGCGTTGAATACTTAGCCCAGTAATATCTGATTTTTAGCTGGAAGTATTTAAGTATTACTTTAGCTGTAAATTGCTATGAACAGGAGTTTTAAGATACAGCATTTTTGTTACTGTACAGTTTTCAGTGCTCGTCAGGTTTTGATTTGTTACCTTTCTTTGGTTGATGGTTTTTAATAGTATGGCATAAATTTTCCAAATACAGAGTTTTAAGAATATCCGGATGGTGTTAATTTCTAATGTGGCTGCTTTGTGGTCAGATACCATTGTCTGTACGATCTAGAACAGGGGTCAGGAAGCTTTTCTATAAatgccagataataaatattttgggctttgaaCAGCTACTCCATTTTGCTGTTGTAGAACAAAAATGACCAAAGGCGATAGTGATTGAACGAGTCTGTCGctttccagtaaaactttatttttaaaaacaggtggcGGGTCGGGTTTCACTCAAGGGCATTCGTATGCCGGCTAGCTCCCGATCGAGATTGCTTGGcgttttgttgagattttttttttgtaggctaTTACATACTCTTTATTTaacattctgtgttttcttgaaaAGAATATTCTCCAATTGGATGTGGTCCATTCCATCGAACTTGCTGGCTGTGCTGTGCGAGTTTCTCTCACATCCATCACGATttgttacccccccccccccccccccccccccccccactagacATTAACAGCATACCCCAACAAAGACTCCACTGTACTCGGGCGTNNNNNNNNNNNNNNNNNNNNNNNNNNNNNNNNNNNNNNNNNNNNNNNNNNNNNNNNNNNNNNNNNNNNNNNNNNNNNNNNNNNNNNNNNNNNNNNNNNNNCCCCCCCCCATCACTTACTAAGAGGTGCGTGAGAATCTCCCACTGTGACTGTAGGTGTGTTGAATCCCTAAGCCTGCCCGGCTTCACTCTGTCTGGAAGCAGACGGGTCTGGACTGATGTGTCTCGTTCTCCTTATCCTCACACAGCACTGTCCTCCTTAACTGTGCTGTCCACCTCTCCCGTCCACTGTGTCTGATACTGATGTCATCattccaggtttcttttgatgAAGATTCATTTGGTATCTTTTTACCATCCGCCTCCCTGAGCCCTTTTTTGCAGGGGGCGTTTGTAGGTACAAGACGCGTATGGTTTTACCCACCCTGAAAATCTGTGACTGCAGTCGCCAAGGTGCCTCTCTTTGGATTTGGGGCGATTATGATATTCGGATTTTCTGCGGTCCTACTTTATGCTTTCTGTTGATCCCGcctttcttacttttcttcttcctttctttggatCAAGTTTTCCTATGCTTCGGGTTGTTTTACTTCTGCGTGCTGTTTGTACTGTGTTAGTGGTTACGGGACGTTCTGAGACGTGCCTGTGACTGGCATAGGCTGATGGGCGTTCTCCCCCTTCAGCCGAGCTGGTTAGCTCATCAGTCTGCCTTCTGATTTCTCCCTCGAGTTTTAGTTCTCGTTTTGATGCCACCAAATCGGGCATTGCTTCTGCTGCTTCCTGCAGTCTGCTTCTGCGGACTCGCCTGTCCCTTCGCTCTTCCTTCCCGTGTGTTCCATCTGGGTGCGATACGCTTCTTTGTGAAGTACGTTCTGTCGAGTTCTTCGGGGACTTTTTCTGGCAGTAGGTTTTCTTGGCCTGAAGAAGCCTCTATGATACCCTTTCTCTAGCTGGGTGTAGAATTCTGGGTTGGCACGTCTCTCTTTCAGGACCAGGAAGGTAGTAGTCCACTTTCTTCTGGTTCTGTGGCTGCTCAGAGCGATTCGTTTCTGCGGAACCCACTCTGTGTTCTTTCTGGCTTCTTTGCAatctcctctttcctctgtggTTTCGTCTCCCCGTGTTGTgtccattttctctctgcttgtgttcaatttctctctctctctctctctctctctctctcttttttaatttattgcccAGTGAGTTTTTTCAGtgactatattttttattattggacttttttttgtcaattctagtgtgtgtgtgtcatgtttttcttaaggttttaattccttttttatgcttttaataacTTAAAACCTGATTTCCGGTATTTATTATTCTGTTATCTGAAGTTCTCAGGCAGGTAACCCTGTGGGCTCACTGTGGGCTAGTGGTGGGCAGCTTCCCACACATGCTGGGAATTTTGGATTGTGAGCTCATTTTCAACAGAGCTGTATTTGTTGTGGGGATCCGGTACGGCTCGAGTGGAGAGTCTGTCCTTCCAGTTATGTTTTCTCTTGCCTTCCTAGAACCCCTTGCTATTCTAACTTGGGAAAATTCTGGACCACTCTTGGGGAATGCATCTAAACCCTCCTCCCCACAACCTGCATGAAAGCCAGCACAGTTATACATTCCTAGCAGCAAACTATTTTTCCCTAACTGGCCCAGGCCAGGACACAAACTTAAGTTGTTTCCCTGTACTaaagagcgtgtgtgtgtgtgtgtgtgtgtgtttgtgtgtgtgtgtgtgtattttaatatttttatttgtttattttgagagagagagagggagccacccatgtgaacagggaaggggcggggagagagaaagaatctcaagcaggctccacactgccagtgcagagcctgatgtggggcttgaactcacgaactgtgagatcatgtcctgagccaaaatcatgagtcaggcactcaatcgactgagccacccgggtgccccaaaagagcatagatttttaaatctgCCTTTGAATTGAGGGCCTCTGTCTTGAGCAGCTTCTCCTTGTGCAGAAAGCTCCATCCCCTGTGCTGCCGGGGGTCAGAGTCCAAGCCCATGGTTACTAGGACTGACAGGTGTattcccctgctcccctccaggAAGCACCGGCTTGTGGCGCTGGCCGGTGGCTGTGGTTTCAACTCCCTGGAGATTTCCCAATTGCTTGGGAACACAGCTCTGCAAGTGATATGTGTGATGACCTATTCTGCCCCGCGCGTTTGTGGTAGCAGGGTTTTCCAGGTAATAAGAGCTGTGAAAAGAAGCCAGTGTGCCTCATAATGAGTACTTAATGAGTGGTGTATAATTTCAGGGTTCCAGAGAGGGTCCCCACCGGCTGACTCACACTAACTTTATGTTGGAGTCACGTATCAGTGGCATTTGAAGAGGGCGCTCTAGAGCTGAAAGAAAGCTTTAACGCACCGGCCTAACGCAGAGCTGTTTTCTGGCCAGATTATCTCTGTGTAAAAGCCACACAAAATGTGTGTATGCTAATAAGCTCTGTGAAGAAAGTATCTGAAAAATCAGATCTTTTTCTGTCCACAGACTTAGGCCTGATGAGACGTTTAATTTCTGCACCACCTCCCTCCTCACTCTCCCCAGGTTGATGGACGTGGACAGATAGGCCacggtggcagggaggggggtggtggcaCACTTTCCCCTGGTAGCTTATGTCTGGAGGGACCGAGGTGTCCTCTGTGTCTTAATCACCTCAGGCCCGTTAAACAGTTTATTGTCATCTGTGCACCACCATTCACCGTATAAAAACGTGGAGTGTGGCAGTCAGTCCTAGGGCTAGAGATAAAaggaactggggcacctggctggcttgttCAGGAGAGCATCTGACTCTAAATGGTCtaagggttgtgggtttgagccccatgttgggtgtagagattacttaaaaataaaatctttttaaaaataaataaataaaggaaccgatgggggcacctgggtggctcagtcggttaagcgtccgacttcggctgaggtcacgatctcatagttagtgagttcaagccccgtgtcgggctctgtgctgacggctcagagcctggagcctgcttcggattctgtgtctccccctctctgtacccctcccctgcttgtgcactctctttctttgtctctctctctctctgaaatataagtaaacattaaaaaaaaaaaacaaagctgacaCCAGAATCCCTTCCTAAGGCTTGCTGCTCGGGGTTTGAAGCCTGCAGACGGCAGCTCTTGGTCCGTGTGCCTCTTGGCCACACGGCTGGTCTTCCTCGCGCCTGGGCAGGAGACCTCAGCgtccctgctcacacacagacCCTCGTGGCCGACGGGTTGACCTCTCTAGCCTTTTGCTGACATGATGGGCTCTCTAGTTAGATATTTCCAGTTTCCATTTGCCAGTTTGAGGCACTCTTCAGCATGGGGTCCTGAACCTGGAGCTCAGGTTGGACTTCACAGGTCTTAGAATGGATCCGTAGACCCCTCCCGTCGCGTGCTCGTGCGCCTTCAGAGGTTCCGTGTTGAGAGAACACGGAGGGCTCGGCGATGGCGAGCAGGTGGGGTGCTGTGTCCGCCTGATAGGGTAACTGGTAACTACGGTCTCCCTCGGGCCTTGGGTTGCCCCCGAGGTCGGAGTGCGGCTCTCTGCGCTGGCTGATGCAGGGTGATTCTTTGCCTGTGCCTCCTTCAGGACTGATGAAACCCATGATGCCCCAAGACTCCCTCGGTGGGACTGGCTGTCGCTCTGAGGACCAGAACTGCGTGCCCCCGCTGCAAGAAAGGAAAGTGGCCGCCCTCGATCCGGCCCCCGTGTGGAGCCCAGAGGGCTACATGGCGTTGCAGAGCAAAGGCTACTCGCTTCCGCAGCCGAAATCAAACGACGCTTTGGCCGTGGACATGCATGTCAGGTGAGCTGGAACTCCGCCCTCCTGGCCTGCGAGTGAAGGCAGGATGTCCAAATCCTGCTCGTGCGGGGCTCCGGGAGGGGGCGCTGTCCCCACAGGCAGTGTCTTCCGTGGACGGGGAGTACGAGGAGGTTTGCTGGAACGCTTTTGTGTGAGAGGCGCTCACCTGCCGGCGGGGCTGACGGCCGAGGAGAGGTCCTGGGTCAGAGGCAGATCTGCTGAACCTTGGGTCAGGGCGAGGGGTGGGGTCTGGCGGGGCCACGTGCCCGGGTCGTGGCTCCTTCCTGTCCAAGTGGAGCAAGCTGGCCCTGCTGGCCCAGGGCCCCAGACTCTCCGTGGACTCCCAGGCTCCAGCTTGTCGCTTGAACCAGAGGATCCCCAGCTGCTACGCCTCCAGGTGGCACGCTGAGTCCACCAGCAGCCCCCGCACTCTTCACTCTGGACTCCAGGGGCCGCCGACCAATCCACGGCCCAGCAGCTCTGAGACGTGTTTAAAGCTAGAGCAAATGTTGgtgcttatgttttttttctttttcattttctttttaaaaaagattttttttttctttttaaaactaagcTCTGTGTTCAGCATGGAAACCAGGAACCAAGCTCcaatcacattgactgatttttctggttccttttcAGGAATGAAAGCTCTTACTCTGCCCCCCACGGAAGGTCAGGGGGTGTAGGTGCCCAGCGCGATCTCcttgaggagagaggggaggagttCTTGAGTGCTTTTGACAAGAAGGCCCCAGCAGACTTTGACAGCTGTGTCTCTTCTCAAAGAATAGGCCAGGAGCTTTTGTTTCCACCCCAAGAAAATGTTCAGGAAGCGGGTGCTCCTGGGGGTCACAGCCCAGACCTCAGGTGTTCCCCACTGGAGCCCGACTTTGCCCCCGCGGAGAAAAAGCCAGAGTATAGCAGTTGGGACGTTAGCCACCCGCCAGAGTCCACGGACACGGCCAGCGGCATCGAGAAGGGGACACCCCGGGAGGAGCCACCCTTTAACGTCTCCTCCTGGGAGAAGGACGGGAGCCCCAACAAGCAGCCGTCCCTGGAGCCCGAGTGGACTGCCGAGCCCCGGGGCCCCGGCAGCCAGCACCAGGAGCAGACCAGCAGGACGCGGAGGTCGGGACCCATCAAGAAGCCCGTCCTGAAAGCCCTCAAGGTGGAGGACAAGGAGAAGGAACTGGAGAAGGTTaagcaggagctgggggaggagagcgCCCGCGTGGCCAAGGAGAGGGGGCCGGCTCGCAAGGCGGAGAAGGACGAGGATGAAGAGAACGACCCCGCGCTGGCcaactcctccccctcccccttggaGGACCAGGGCCCTGCCCGTGCTAGTGTGGGCCGCGAGGCCAGCAGGTGTGACGAGGACGAGAAGCCGGCCAGGGCCTGGGAGGGCAGACCCCCCCGGGAGTCCAGTGACACGCCCGCGACAAAGAGGAACAATTGGATCTTTATCGACGAGGAGCAAGCTTTCGGGGGCCGAGGGCAGGCCCGGGGCCGCGGCCGTGGCTTCCGAGAGTTCACCTTCCGAGGGCGGCCGGCGGGCGGTGGCCCAGGCCTCTGCGGTGGGGGGGTGCTCGGGGCGCGGGGCGTCTACGGCGGCGGCCAGAGGAGTGGCCGCGGCCGGGGGCTGCGGGACTTTGGCCAGCCGGAGGACTTCCCCAGGGCCAAGCCGCGACGGCGCATCGCCAGCGAGACGCACAGCGAGGGCTCTGAGTACGAAGAGCTTCCCAAGCGGCGGCGGCAGCGAGGCTCGGAGAACGGGAGCGAGGGCTCGCTCCTGGAGCGGGAGGGCAGCACCCTGAGGAGGGGCGACTTCAGGGACTCCTGGCGCTCCACCAAGGCATGCTCCGAGGACCACGGCGGCCCGGAGGCCAAGAGCCGAGGCCCTCGCGCCTTCGGCCGGGCGCTCCCTCCCCGGCTGAGCAGCTGCGGCTACGGCCGGAGAACCTTTGTGTCCAAAGAGGCCGCCCACTGGCAGAGCAAGGGCCCGGGAGCCTCCTGGCAGGAGTACAGCTCCCCAGACACGTGCGGGTCCCGGCGACCCGCAGACAGAGACTGTGTCCCTGACGCCTACAGACATTCTGACTTGCTTGGCGCCAGGGCCTTCGAGGACGGCCGCCTGGAGGACAAGAGGCCCTTCTTCCCCGATGAGCACGCGGCCGATTCGGAAGGCGCCGAGAACCGGCCCTTCCGGAGAAGGCGCCCCCCGCGTCAGGACAAGCCCCCTCGCTTCCGGCGCCTCCGGCAGGAGCGGGAGTCCCTGGGCCTGTGGGGGCCGGAGGAGGAGCCGCACCTCTTGGCGGGGCCGTGGCCGGGCCGGCCCAAGCTCTGCCCCGGGGACAAGAGCGGGTCCCCCGAGCTCTCGTACCAGAACTCGTCCGATCACGCCAACGAGGAGTGGGAGACGGCTTCCGAGAGCAGTGACTTCAGCGAGCGGCGGGAGCGGCGCGAGGGCCCGGGGGCCGAGCCCGACCCGCAGGCGGACGGCAGCCTGCCCGGGGCCGCCGCGGGTGAGAAGAAGGAGCTGGCCAAGAGGAGCTTCTCCAGCCAGAGGCCCCTGGCCGACAGGCAGAGCCGAAAGCTGGAGCCGGGGGGGTTTGGGGACAAGTCCATTAGGCCAGGTGGTGGTGACGCCTCTCCCCGTTATGACAGCCAACAGAATGGGACGCCTTTGAAAGCCAAAAGGTAAAACGCAGACCGAACCCCAGGCTCTTCTCTGTTGCTGTTCTGTTACCAAGCCTGTCGTTGTAAGCAGCACCCATGCATGCATGCCCTGCCGTGTGTCCGGCGCCCCGACTCCGTCCCTCTGTCGTCCTCCAGGAGGGCCGCTGCCCACCCGGGCCGTTGTGTGTGGGCGTCTCCATCACTCGCTCTCACACTGCTTGTCTGCCTCTCTCGTGGcatgttgttgtcgttgttgttgttgtggctTGAAAACCGAAACCCAGAGCCCCAGCCCGTTGGTCCTCGAGCGGTGGCTGCCCCGGCACCCGTCAGGAGAGCTCAGCCTCCATAAGTACCCTTTGCCGCCCCGCCGAGGGGGACGCTTCCTGTGCACGGTGCCGGTCCCCCAGATTCCTCTGCCCCTGGACTGCTCTCCCCCCCGCGTCCTGCTGGGCCATCTAGCCTCCTGGTCCTGTAGGGACAGCTCTTCCCAAGTGGCTCTGCCTCTTGGCCGTGAGGAGATGCGGCTCCGTTTCAGGGATTGACCACCTCCTGGTGGGAAGAGCCAGGCAGTGGCAAAAGCAGGTGAGCTGCCTGAGGCCCTGTGAGCGTCTCTCAGGGGATCTGGAGGCTTCCAGGTGGCTCAGGTTTGTGTGGCTCATTGCCTGCAGGCTGCCTGGAATCCGGGAGAGGGGAGAGCCCGTGCAGAGACTCACTCGTGCAGCCTGTTTTTCTGATCCATGCCTCCGCCTGAGGAAGGCCACTTCCTACCTCCCAGTCTCCTGAGAATCCGGGGCCAGAAACCTGGGGGCCAGAAACCTGGATTGGAATCCACTCAGCCCCAAAGAAGGAGCCCTAGGGGAATGCTGAGCTTTCCAGGTGTTGGGCTGGCCTAGCTTTCCAGGCCCCAGCTGCTGACACGGGGCTTTGCTTCTGACTTCTGCTGAGAGCCTTGTTGTGCGGCCTGGCCCGGCTCCTTGACTCCCTGGTCAGTCTCCTGTGTCAGGAGCGGTAAGGGCTGTGGCCCTGCTCTGGGCGTTCCCCTTCGTTCTTTCCTGTCTGCAGCCCTGCTGAGTTGGGCACGCAGTGGGAAAGAACCGAGGCACTGAGCCCTGGAAGGGGTCAGAGAAGAGCAGTTGTCCCCGTGAGCCGGCAGAGCCACCGCAGCAGTGTGGCCGTAGGAGGGCTGCCGCCGGGGAGCAGCTTCGACTGCGCAGAGGGGGCGCGCTGTAGGTCAGGGCCCTGTGTCCACGTGCGTGCCGTGTGCACATGCTGATcgtccctttctctccttccccagcctctggccGCTTCCGAGCTAACACGGTTCCTCCTTCTTCCTAGGTCCCCAGATGAGGCCTTGCCCGCGGGTCTCGGTTGCAGCAGTGGGAGCAGCCACTACGTGCTGGAGCGGGTGGCCCACGGTGCCTCTGACATCCCCGAGGCCTCCTGTGAGACGGCGGAGGAGGCGGCCAAGCTGGTTGCTCAGAGGGCGGGCGAACAGGGAGAGACCATGAAACAGTTTGACCTGAACTATGGAAGTGAGTCTGTCCcctcacatcttcaggctcctcAAAACCGAGGGCCACGGTGGCTTTCGAGGGTCGCTGGGTTTGCCCATCTGTTCTCTGGACATCGTGGCCTCTGGGCAGGTGGTGGGCCAAGTTCCAGGGCGACGCTGGTGAGCCGAACGGATATGGTTCCTGCCCTCCTGCTGCTCACAGCCTTGCCACCCCCCGTAGCAGCCCCGGTGCCCCAGTTTTACAGAGGGGGACCCCGAGGCCTAGCGAGGTTGTGTGGTGTGTCCAGGGTCACGCGGCTGGCTGGTACCAGAGCAGAGACTTTGGTCACCAGCGTCTTTTCTTAAACTGTAGTGTTAACTGGCGTCTGCTGTGTGAGACGACCATGTGCCGAGGaggtctggggcgggggggggggggggagagaagggacCCTTTCAGGATTTCCATAGACTCCATGTACAGTCTGCTCCTTGGAGGCATCAGGCCTGGTGCCGCCCAACCTTCGGAGCTGAGCTGTCCTTAGATATGAGAAACCGGTAGGGTTGGGTTATTCTTTCTTCCGATGAATGGAGACACTGTCCCTTCTTGTGAAATCTGGGTTCAGATTCCATCATTGAAAACTGCGGATCCAGCCCTGGGGAGGAGAGTGAGGTGGGCCCCATGGCGGGCGAAGGCTTCATTGAGGTCCTGACCAAGAAGCAGCGCCGTCTgctggaagaagagaggaggaagaaggagcagGCCGTGCAGGTagggggtgtggggtggagggcaggCCGGCACAGAGAAACCCAGAGCGAGGAGAGAGAGTTCTGAATCAGGCCCAAGCTAGAAGAGGGGAAGGCGGGCACAGCAGCGTGCTTGTGCCCCCGACATCCACCAACCCTGTTGTCGTGTGGGAGTAGGTGATGTTAGCCCAGTGCTTGGAGAAGGTGACTCATCCCAGGTGACAGCAGGACGCAGACCTCCCTCAGgccccccaggccctcctcctcccaccactCCAGCCTGTGTGGGATGAGATTCGTCACCCAGGGCGTCTCGAGGGCCGGGGACCCTGTATTGGAACTGCAGTCAGGCATGGACCCTGCACCCTTGGCCTCTGCAGCCTGCGTGCACCGGCCTGTCGCCCATCCCGGGGATGGTGTGGTTGGCCTTGCCATTCACCCGTGGCCGAGGCCTTGAGATGCCAGCGTTCCTGCACCCCTGGGGCAGTTTCCCGTGGTGTGGTTCTGGCGGGGAGAACTCGTGCTTCACGCCTCACGTCTGGGCCGGACAGCGTCACCTCTTTTCTCCTTAGGTGCCTGTCAAGGGTCGAGGTCTTTCCTCCCGTATTCCTCCTCGGTTTGCTAAAAAGCAGAACAACTTGTGCCTGGAGCAGGGTGATGTGACCGTGCCTGGCAGCAGCCTGGGCACAGAGATCTGGGAGAGCAGCGGCCAGGGTAAGAGTTGGGTGCTTGGGCTCAGCTGCTTGGTCCACGGCTGTCCCCAGGGCAGGGGGTCTCTTCTCTGGGAGCGTCCTGCTTTGGGGCTGTGCATGCCTGTGGGGTTTGCctgtctcctgcctcctctccggAGCCACGGTGTCAGATACCGTCTCGGCACCACCGGCAGCCCCTGAACAGCTGGAAACTCCCCCGCCTGCGATTTGGGGCAAGAGCACACCATTCCTTGCGTCCACTGATCTGGACAAGGGAGGCCCCGTCCCTGCCCGGCTCCGGTCACGGGGGGAGTTGGCTCGACTCCTTTGCCCCTGTCAGGCACCCAAGAAACTCAGCTTGTGGAGGAGCACCAGGTGACCGCCAGGGAGGAGGAGCGGGTCCGAAGCTTTCCTGTCTGTGCCACGTGCCGGCCCTGACGCCGGGCGCTCCTGGCCGCTCCTCCTCATGCTCTCCTGAGCCAGACAGGCTTGAGACCAAAGTGAGGAGACCTCActttttggaaaatttattttcctgaacttaaaaaaaaacaaaaaaaaaaattcaaacccaatgcccttttttttttggtaactcttcgttttaaaatacaaaaacaatttttttttttttttagcgtttgtttttgagggagggCACGAgtcagaggggggcagagagggggacagaggaccagaagcaggctctgcgttgacagcgtgagccggacgtggggcttgaactcacgagctgtgagatcatgacctgcgccgaagtcggacgcccgaccgaccgagccacccaggtgttcctgagATACAAAACCATGTTAATCGAGCAGATTCTTCATTAATGCCTGCTTGAGGCAGAGCCCTGGAGAGTACACAGGTGAAGAAAAGCATGATGCTTCACAGGGGAGCCTAGAGAAATTATCCATTTCCGGTGTGTTAAACAAAGTAGCCGAGGACCCTGGAGTGCAGTGACGTGACCCCAGAGCCACATGACAGACACTCAAAATTCTGGGTCCTAGGTGTTGATTCTTTGAATCTTCCCTCCTGGCCTGTCACGTTCCGGGCTAAAACCTAGGTTCCAACACGTTACAAATAACACTGGACGACGTTCAACTGTGATTCAAAGTATGATCTTCTCTTCATAAAATATGGCTGTGAGTTGATTTGGTAGCACACGTGAGCAGGGTATCACACTCCGAGTGTCCTCAGATAACCTCCCAGGTTGTCGCTCGGAGCAGGCTGGACGCCAGCCCCTGCCCTCGGGCCTTTACCGCCAGGACCCGCCTCACCGGCCGCTCAGCCCGGGGGCGCGCGCACGGCTTCAGAGGGCCCCTGGCTCTGAAAATAGCACGTCGGGTTTGCGTACATACGCAGGCTCTGCGGCTTTGGTGGGAGTCCTGGAGTGGTCCTCGAGCTAACAGAGGTTGAGTAGTACCAGCCTAGATCCTCGAGAGACTCTGTGAAGCTGCCAGGCTCGTAGAAATGAACAGTCGGCTTAAGATTAAGACCACGTCAGTACACGGAGTAGCGGTACAGCTTTCTCACGGATGTGAACGAGAAGTTGCTGGCGTGCCTTCCAGAGCAAGTAGCAGATGAAGTAAAGGGAAGCACGCTTCTTGGAGTGTGAGGATGTTGGGAAGTCGGGTGAAGCTACCAGAGCAGCTCCAGTGCCCTGCATGGGGcaggagagctgggaggggctGTGCCAGCCAGGCGGTTCCCCTGCGCGGCCCTGACTCTCTGTCTTGCACCCTCGGGCAGCCCTCCCCGTCCAGGCCCCGGCCAGCGACTCCTGGACTAAAGCCGCAACTGCCTTCAACAGCGCCGAGCCTGGCTCCGCCGAGGTGAGTGACCACTGAGCCGCCCGCGGGCAGCGCGCGAGCCCGCCGCCCCCACGGCCGGCTCGTCCTGGGCC from Panthera uncia isolate 11264 chromosome D4, Puncia_PCG_1.0, whole genome shotgun sequence encodes the following:
- the PRRC2B gene encoding protein PRRC2B isoform X8; the encoded protein is MGQDQASALRMCSPQSSENQGTVERGPFPLPQLRLEPRVPFRQFQMNDQDGKESRLGTTRPIRPLRQLVGRAPRPTIINAENLKGLDDLDADADDGWAGLHEEVDYSEKLKFSDDEEEEEVGKDGRPKWNSWDPRRQRQLSMSSADSADAKRPQEEGKDWGEAVGVARVVRKVPEPQPPSRKLHSWASGPDYQKSSLGSVFRQQSVEDKEDKPPPRQKFVQSEMSEAVERARKRREEEERRAREERLAACAAKLKQLDQKRKQAQKAGEAPKPAEKEVPRSPGTEKVPPQENGPAVRKGSPEFPAQGTPNTFSEEAPAAPPAVAQSGGSEEGAREAGSPAQEFGKYQKSLPPRFQRQQQQQQQEQLYKMQHWQPVYPPPSHPQRTFYPHHPQMLGFDPRWMMMPSYMDPRIPPTRAPVDFYPSALHPSGLMKPMMPQDSLGGTGCRSEDQNCVPPLQERKVAALDPAPVWSPEGYMALQSKGYSLPQPKSNDALAVDMHVRNESSYSAPHGRSGGVGAQRDLLEERGEEFLSAFDKKAPADFDSCVSSQRIGQELLFPPQENVQEAGAPGGHSPDLRCSPLEPDFAPAEKKPEYSSWDVSHPPESTDTASGIEKGTPREEPPFNVSSWEKDGSPNKQPSLEPEWTAEPRGPGSQHQEQTSRTRRSGPIKKPVLKALKVEDKEKELEKVKQELGEESARVAKERGPARKAEKDEDEENDPALANSSPSPLEDQGPARASVGREASRCDEDEKPARAWEGRPPRESSDTPATKRNNWIFIDEEQAFGGRGQARGRGRGFREFTFRGRPAGGGPGLCGGGVLGARGVYGGGQRSGRGRGLRDFGQPEDFPRAKPRRRIASETHSEGSEYEELPKRRRQRGSENGSEGSLLEREGSTLRRGDFRDSWRSTKACSEDHGGPEAKSRGPRAFGRALPPRLSSCGYGRRTFVSKEAAHWQSKGPGASWQEYSSPDTCGSRRPADRDCVPDAYRHSDLLGARAFEDGRLEDKRPFFPDEHAADSEGAENRPFRRRRPPRQDKPPRFRRLRQERESLGLWGPEEEPHLLAGPWPGRPKLCPGDKSGSPELSYQNSSDHANEEWETASESSDFSERRERREGPGAEPDPQADGSLPGAAAGEKKELAKRSFSSQRPLADRQSRKLEPGGFGDKSIRPGGGDASPRYDSQQNGTPLKAKRSPDEALPAGLGCSSGSSHYVLERVAHGASDIPEASCETAEEAAKLVAQRAGEQGETMKQFDLNYGNSIIENCGSSPGEESEVGPMAGEGFIEVLTKKQRRLLEEERRKKEQAVQVPVKGRGLSSRIPPRFAKKQNNLCLEQGDVTVPGSSLGTEIWESSGQALPVQAPASDSWTKAATAFNSAEPGSAEQGFKSSQGDSGVDLSAESRESSATSSQRSSPYGTLKPEDMNGPGLEPKADGHKEQAQKQPEPKDSDQGSGQSKEHRPGPIGNERSLKNRKGSEGAERLQGAVVPPVNGVEIHVDSVLPVPPIEFGVNPKDSDFSLPPGSASGPAGNPVVKLQDALASNAGLTQSIPILRRDHHIQRAIGLSQMSFPTADLTLKMESARKAWENSPSLPEQSSPGGAGSGIQPPSSVGASNGVSYSSFGGVSMPPMPVASVAPSASLPGSHLPPLYLDGHVFAGQPRLVPQTIPQQQSYQQAAAAQQIPISLHTSLQAQAQLGLRGGLPVSQSQEIFSSLQPFRSQVYMHPSLSPPSTMILSGGTALKPPYSAFPGMQPLEMVKPQSGSPYQPMSGNQALVYEGQLGQAAGLGASQLLDSQLPQQLTMPLPGSQLPLPRYGSGQQPLILPQSIQLPQGQSLSVGAPRRILPPGSQPSVLNTSRESSQMEMKGFHFADSKQNVPSGGSVPSPQTYRPSSASPSGKPSGSAVNMGSVQGHYVQQAKQRVDEKPSLGAVKLQEAPSAASQMKRTGAIKPRAVKVEESKA